Within the Emticicia oligotrophica DSM 17448 genome, the region ATGTGCCACATTGAAGCACAAATGATTTACCAAGCCCTCGACCATATTGACCTCACAGGTGTTGATTTATTATTCATCGAAAACGTAGGGAATTTGGTTTGTCCTGCTGCTTTTGACCTTGGAGAAGATTATCGAGTAACACTTCTAGCCGCAACCGAAGGTGACGATAAACCCAAAAAATACCCACGAATGTTTCTCACAAGTGAGCTAATGGTTGTTTCAAAGGCCGATTTATTACCTTATGTGCCATTTTCGGTGGAAGCTGTAACGAAAGATGCAAGAGATGTGAATCCTGATATTGAGGTAATTACGATTTCGAGTCTAAAAGGTGATGGAATGGATGAATGGTGTGAGTGGCTCATGAAAAAGGTAGAAGAAAAGAAAGGTGTCTTAGCATGAAATAATGGTATTTGAAATTCGCATAAAAGGGCAGGTACAAGGGGTTGGTTTTAGACCATTTATTTATCGTTTAGCAATCGAAAATAAAGTAAATGGTTGGGTAAATAATACCAATGAGGGCGTTTTAGTGGAAGTATCATTGCCTGTTAATCAGATTGAAAGTTTCTGTGAAAAGATTAAACAAGAAGCTCCAAAATTAGCGAAAATAACAAATATTTCTTTTGAAGAAATCGAGCGAAAACCAGTATTTGAAAAAGGTTTTCATATCATCAAAAGTGAAAGAAATACCAAAACTAATGTTTTACTAAGTCCTGATTTTGCTATTTGTCCAACTTGTAGAAAGGAAATTCATACCCAAAACGACCGTCGATTTCTATATGCTTTTACAACTTGTACTTATTGCGGACCAAGGTATTCAATCACTCAGAAACTCCCATACGACCGCGAATTGACAAGCATGGAAGCTTTTTGTATGTGTGCAGATTGTCAGAAAGAGTACGATAATGTTGAGAATCGAAGATACTTTTCGCAGACAAATTCTTGCAAGAAATGTGGCGTTCAACTTTCATTTTTTGATAAGCACAGAGCATTGCTTACGAACGAATCTGATGAAGTATTAAAACTAAGTGTTGAAGCACTGAAGGAAGGTAAAATACTGGCAATTAAAGGTATTGGTGGCTATTTATTAATGTGTGATGCGAATAATGAACAAACAATTGCTATCCTTCGCCAAAGAAAACACCGACCCACCAAGCCATTTGCGGTGATGTATCCAAGCCTAAAATTGCTTGAAGAAGAAATTAGCTTAAAAGAGCAGGAGAAAGAGGCATTAGCCAATGAAACGGCCTCAATTGTGCTTTTAAATGCTCCAGATTCAACATTGGCAACTACTGGTTTATTGGGTGTTATGCTGCCATATACACCTTTGTTTGAACTCATTGCTCAAACGTTTGCCAAACCCATAATTGCCACCAGTGGAAATCTGAGTCATTCACCAATTGTTTATCAAGATGATAATGCTTTGGCAGAATTGTTGGAAATAGCCGATTGTATTATTCAAAATAATCGAGCAATCGTAGTGCCTCAAGATGATAGCGTACTGAGGTTTAGCCCAATTTATAATCAAAAAATTGTTCTGAGGCGTTCGAGGGGTTTAGCTCCAACATTTATACAGGCATCATTAGCTTTAAAAAATAATGTGTTGGCGATGGGAGCAATGTTGAAAAGTACATTTGCCATTACCCATGAAAATAATGTTTACATAAGCCAATATTTGGGTGATTTAACTGATTTTGATACACAAGAAAATTATAGACATACTCTCAAGCATTTATCGGAAGTAATCAGTTTTGAGCCATCTACCATCTTGATTGATAAACACAAAATGTATCCATCAAGTGAAATGGGAAAAGCAATGGCTCAAAAACAAAAACTCAATTTAGTTGAAATTCAACATCATCAAGCTCATTTTGCCGCTGTTTTGGCTGAAAATGATTTGTTTGGAAGCAAAGAACCTATTTTAGGAATTATCTGGGATGGAACAGGCTGGGGCGAAGATGGACAAATTTGGGGTGGAGAGTTCTTTGAATATCAAGATGATTTAGGTCTAGAGCGAGTTGCTCATTTTGATTATTTCTCGAATTTGATGGGAGATAAAATGGCACGGGAACCACGTTTATCGGCCTTGGCAATTACGCATGAAGTGGAAGATGTCCAAGAATTTATCCGAAGAAAGTTTAGTGAAACAGAATGGAATCTTTACCAGAAGTTTCTTTCTCAAAATTCAAATATCAATACTTCATCTGTTGGTCGAATATTAGATGGTTTGGCTTCTTTGTTAGGTATCCTCGATAAATCTACTTATGAAGGTGAAGCTGCCATGTATTTAGAGGCTAAAGCAAGGGAATTTTTTGATAAAAACTCAGCTGAAATAACTAGCTATAATTTGGTGTGTAATGCTGAAAATAAGATTAATTTAAACCCAATGATTAAGCAAATTTTTGAAGATATTCAGAAAAATGTAAGTATAGAAAAAATAGCAGCTAAAATTCATTTTTCGTTGATAAAGCTTATTCAAGGAATAGCTAATCGTCTAAAAATCAAACGATTGGCGTTTTCGGGAGGAGTTTGGCAAAATGCAGTTTTGGTAGATTTAGCCTTTCAGCACCTTGATGATTTTGAACTCTTTTTTCATAAGCAGTTATCTCCCAATGATGAGTGCATTTCATTTGGACAACTAGCTTTTTATAGTTTTTTGAAAACACCTTAAAAAGTTTCAAAAAGTACAAGGTTAAACGCATTTAATTTGTCCC harbors:
- the hypB gene encoding hydrogenase nickel incorporation protein HypB, with amino-acid sequence MKPKSNQASVGSVQCDNTTLNLLKVNDFVAKAIRERLPNILVINICSSPGSGKTTLMQETGKRLRDKLNLAVLVGDPETERDAIRMRDVGINALQIVTGGMCHIEAQMIYQALDHIDLTGVDLLFIENVGNLVCPAAFDLGEDYRVTLLAATEGDDKPKKYPRMFLTSELMVVSKADLLPYVPFSVEAVTKDARDVNPDIEVITISSLKGDGMDEWCEWLMKKVEEKKGVLA
- the hypF gene encoding carbamoyltransferase HypF, giving the protein MVFEIRIKGQVQGVGFRPFIYRLAIENKVNGWVNNTNEGVLVEVSLPVNQIESFCEKIKQEAPKLAKITNISFEEIERKPVFEKGFHIIKSERNTKTNVLLSPDFAICPTCRKEIHTQNDRRFLYAFTTCTYCGPRYSITQKLPYDRELTSMEAFCMCADCQKEYDNVENRRYFSQTNSCKKCGVQLSFFDKHRALLTNESDEVLKLSVEALKEGKILAIKGIGGYLLMCDANNEQTIAILRQRKHRPTKPFAVMYPSLKLLEEEISLKEQEKEALANETASIVLLNAPDSTLATTGLLGVMLPYTPLFELIAQTFAKPIIATSGNLSHSPIVYQDDNALAELLEIADCIIQNNRAIVVPQDDSVLRFSPIYNQKIVLRRSRGLAPTFIQASLALKNNVLAMGAMLKSTFAITHENNVYISQYLGDLTDFDTQENYRHTLKHLSEVISFEPSTILIDKHKMYPSSEMGKAMAQKQKLNLVEIQHHQAHFAAVLAENDLFGSKEPILGIIWDGTGWGEDGQIWGGEFFEYQDDLGLERVAHFDYFSNLMGDKMAREPRLSALAITHEVEDVQEFIRRKFSETEWNLYQKFLSQNSNINTSSVGRILDGLASLLGILDKSTYEGEAAMYLEAKAREFFDKNSAEITSYNLVCNAENKINLNPMIKQIFEDIQKNVSIEKIAAKIHFSLIKLIQGIANRLKIKRLAFSGGVWQNAVLVDLAFQHLDDFELFFHKQLSPNDECISFGQLAFYSFLKTP